The Artemia franciscana chromosome 18, ASM3288406v1, whole genome shotgun sequence genome includes a window with the following:
- the LOC136038421 gene encoding uncharacterized protein LOC136038421, with amino-acid sequence MVKYGFEALAFRKANKDLLYVLQRNCLRIVLGTRLTDCISNSRLYKKCGSIPLSRAIMKERLRWLGHVLRMKDDRLSKIVLFGQPSWAKEKAIHPRLGWEDVIKKDLRKWELPGTV; translated from the coding sequence ATGGTAAAGTATGGTTTTGAAGCATTGGCGTTCCGAAAAGCGAATAAAGATTTGCTATATGTTTTACAGAGAaactgcctacggattgttctaggtacccggctgactgattgtatttcaaacagtagactgtacaAGAAATGTGgatcaatcccgctttctagggctataatgaaagaaaggttgagatggctaggccacgttctgcggatgaaggatgacagattgtcgaagattgttcttttcggccaaccatcttgGGCTAAAGAGAAAGCAATTCATCCGCggttgggttgggaggatgttataaagaaagatttaaggaaatgggaacttcctgggacggtgtaa